ACCAAGACATAGTTCATTGTAAATAATATCATGAATCATAATCCGCTCTTCTTCATTAGGAATAATTACGTCTATTCCATATTTAGATTGTAATCGTCCCTTATAAAACTCCTGTTCCATCGTAAACTTCGTTGCTAGTAATCCTATTTTTCTTATTCCGGACTTCTCAATTTCTTCCCCAGTCGTATCTGCAATATGAAGAACGGGTATTGAAATCGCACCTTGAATTTCTTCAGCCATTTTATGCATGGTGTTCGTACAAATGATTAAAAAATCTCCTCCACCTTTTTCAACACATTTGGCTGCTTTAATAAGTTCAACTGTTGCTTTGGACCACTTTCCTTCAAATTGAAGGTCTTTAATCAGTTGAAAATCAACAGAGTACATGATACTTTTTGCAGAATGAAGTTTACCAAGCTTTTCTTTCACTCTTTCATTAATTAATTTGTAATAGATTGCTGAAGATTCCCAGCTCATCCCACCAAGTAGCCCTATAGTTCTCATCATTTCGCCTCCAAAAGATTCGATGGTAAAATATTGTTTGTTTTTTATTATAATACATCCTTTCAAAACTAGCTGATCATAATATCATGAAAGTTTTTTTAAAAAAAGGTTGCTAATTATGGGGGAATATTGTAGCATATGAAATAATTTAACTTAGTTCATGTTAAAAGCAATGAAGAGGACAAGAATTATTTTTACGGTTATTAGAGAGGGAAGGAAAGGTGAGAGCTTCCTAGCTTAGGAAAATAATTTACCACCTATGAGCTGTATTGGTGAATCAAAGTATCCAATACCGTAAAAGCTACGTTACAGCACCAAAGCCAAAAGTATTTTTTTACTTATGGGAAATTGGGTGGAACCACGAAACTAACGCATTCGTCCCTTGTTATAGGGATGAGTGCGTTTTTTATTCTACAAAATAAAAGCAATGAAGAGGACAAGGATTATTTTTACGGTTATTAGAGAGGGAAGGAAAGGTGAGAGCTTCCTAGCTTAGGAAAATAATTTACCACCTTTGAGCTGTATTGGTGAATCAAAGTATCCAATACCGTAAAAGCTACGTTACAGCACCAAAGCCAAAAGTATTTTTTACTTATGGGAAATTGGGTGGAACCACGAAACTAACGCATTCGTCCCTTGTTATAGGGATGAGTGCGTTTTTTAATATATAAAAGGGGTGTTTATTGAAATGAATGAAAAATTAATTAAAGTTCAATTACCTGACGGAGAATCAAAGATATTTCCAAAAGGAATTACAGTAAAAGAAGTGGCAGAGTCAATTAGTTCAAGCTTAAGAAAGAAAGCCATAGCAGGGAAAGTAGATGAGAAACTGGTTGATTTATGCTATCAGCTTGAAAAGGATTCAACACTTTCTATTTTAACAATGGATTCGAAAGAAGGTTTAAATATTTTAAGACATTCTTCAGCGCATGTAATGGCACAAGCTGTGAAAAGACTCTATGGGGATGTGAAGTTAACGATAGGCCCCGTGGTTGAAGATGGTTTTTATTATGATTTTAAACTAGATCATCATTTGAATGAGGCAGACTTACTGGATATTGAAAAAGAGATGGAGAAAATTGTTCATGAAAATTTAGCCATTAAGCGAGTTGAAGTTTCTTATCAAAAGGCTGAGAACTTATTTAAAGAACAAGGTGAACCATTTAAATTAGAAATTTTAAAAGACATACCTAAAGATGAAAAAATAACATTATATCAACAAGGGGAATTTATTGATCTTTGTCGTGGTCCTCATCTTCCCTCAACTGGATTGATAAAAGCATTTAAACTAACTCATGTATCAGGTGCCTATTGGCGAGGAGATAGTCAAAACGAAGTTCTTCAACGTATTTATGGGGTCGCATTTCAAAGGAAACAAGATTTGAATGAGTATGTGAATTTCCTAGAAGAAGCAGCTAAACGAGATCATCGTAAGCTAGGAAAACAATTAGAGCTATTTATGTTTTCAGAGGATGCACCAGGAATGCCATTTTATTTGCCAAAAGGACAAATCGTTCGAAATGAACTAGAAAATTTTTCTCGTGGGCTACAAACAAATGCTGGTTATGACGAAGTTCGTACTCCATTAATGATGAATCAACAATTATGGGAAAAGTCCGGTCATTGGGATCATTATCAAGAGAATATGTATTTTTCTGAAGTTGATCAGGCTACGTTTGCCATGAAACCAATGAATTGTCCTGGTCATATGCTGGTATTTAAAAACAGT
This portion of the Bacillus carboniphilus genome encodes:
- a CDS encoding aspartate/glutamate racemase family protein, whose protein sequence is MRTIGLLGGMSWESSAIYYKLINERVKEKLGKLHSAKSIMYSVDFQLIKDLQFEGKWSKATVELIKAAKCVEKGGGDFLIICTNTMHKMAEEIQGAISIPVLHIADTTGEEIEKSGIRKIGLLATKFTMEQEFYKGRLQSKYGIDVIIPNEEERIMIHDIIYNELCLGDIRTESRQIYKEIIDRLIERGAEGIILGCTEITMLIKEQDINIPVFDTTKIHAIKAADYAMNK
- the thrS gene encoding threonine--tRNA ligase encodes the protein MNEKLIKVQLPDGESKIFPKGITVKEVAESISSSLRKKAIAGKVDEKLVDLCYQLEKDSTLSILTMDSKEGLNILRHSSAHVMAQAVKRLYGDVKLTIGPVVEDGFYYDFKLDHHLNEADLLDIEKEMEKIVHENLAIKRVEVSYQKAENLFKEQGEPFKLEILKDIPKDEKITLYQQGEFIDLCRGPHLPSTGLIKAFKLTHVSGAYWRGDSQNEVLQRIYGVAFQRKQDLNEYVNFLEEAAKRDHRKLGKQLELFMFSEDAPGMPFYLPKGQIVRNELENFSRGLQTNAGYDEVRTPLMMNQQLWEKSGHWDHYQENMYFSEVDQATFAMKPMNCPGHMLVFKNSLYSYRDLPIRMAEFGQVHRHEYSGALNGMLRVRTFCQDDAHIFVREDQIENEIKQVFGLIDQVYRTFGFDYSVELSTRPENSSGDDHLWEISEGSLKKVLDDLKIDYQLNEGDGAFYGPKIDFHIKDALKRSHQCATIQLDFQMPEKFDLTYINENNEKIRPVVIHRAIYGSIDRFFGILIEHFAGAFPVWLAPTQVQIIPVSQVHIEYCLKVQSELKQRGVRVDIDDSDQKLGYKIRESQMKKIPYILVLGDNELQHEAVNVRKYGEKQLQSIPFDEFKMNIEKQIEERSL